The Palaemon carinicauda isolate YSFRI2023 chromosome 7, ASM3689809v2, whole genome shotgun sequence DNA window gttaattACTAACACATTTTCTCTCCAAGCCTTTCACTGGACACCAATAATCCGTCCCCATTTCCTCTAAACACAAGGAAGTAATAACCCTTCCGGAGAGTGGGTGTGTCTCGGACGGCAACTGTTTGTAAAAGGACAACTGTCTTGAATACACTCGTCTCATCTGAACTCCGCTGCCCAGACTCGGCAACGCAACACAAGAAATCCACAGAAATGCAGTcccttaaattacaaatattttagtcttgaccatactaaacattttacaatcaaaatacaacattttataacaatttatgacattttagataataaacaatagataaatatataaataactatcgtcCCAGACGATACACTCCCCCTACCCAAATTAGCAATTTTCTTCAATAGGAAGAAGAACAACTAACCTATGTAcagatctatttacacacacatcaTCTTGGCCTTCATATAGTCTTCCTGGTCTCTGGATTTTGTAACGAACACTAACATCTCTAACCTTGTGATCTCTGCTTGACTGGACTGATATTACCTGAGCAAGTTTCCATTGTCCACGTATGGTGTTGCTGTCTTGTACTAATACGATATCACCAGGTTTAACATTCCTTTTGTCCACATGCCATTTTTGCCTTACCATTAAAGTTGGAAAGTAGTCTCTCTGCCACTTTTTCCAAAAACAGTCTACGATACGTTGCATGAATTCCAACCTATCCTTATATTTTTTATCTACAAATTTCATATCTGCTTGAATTTTACTACTTGCTCGGCCTAATATCAGGTCATTAGGACATAAATATGATCCAAGTTCACAGTCACTGCCAGGTTTGATACCAATCGGTCTGGAATTCAATAAATCAGCTACTTCAAAAAGCACTGTTTGCATTTTTCCGAATGTCAGTTTACTATCTCCAATAGCAATGAGTACAGCACGTTTAACAGATTTTATTAGTGCTTCACTACATCCATTCTGCCAAGGAGCGTCAGCAGACTTATTGAAAATCCAAGTAGTACCACCGCTAGCACCATATTTTTGAAGCTTTGACTTGTCTAACCTGAGTTCCTTGCAAGCAGCAACTAATTGACTTCCCAAATCAGAATGTATGGTCTTAGGATATCCTCTAATTGTTATAAATCTCTGGAAAACTGTCAAGAAACCTTTTGTGTCATAACTTTCTGCCAAATCTACATATACTGCTCGTGAAACAAGGCAATTGAATATTACTCCATAAGCTTTTCCATATGTTCTACGTTTTACCGTATCTCTAATAGTAATTGGGCCAAATAAGTCTAATGAAGTATGGTAGAAAGGAGGAGTAGGACGTAATCTTTCCTGGGCAACTTGACCCATCTTCTGAGCAACAGTTTCAGCACTTATTCTTTTACATGCGATACATTTATTCTTAATAAACTTTATTAGTCTTCTGGCACTAATAACCCAGTACTTACATTGTAATTTAGCTAAAGTAGTTTCGACTCCGCTGTGGTCACTATTATGCAAGTGCTGAATATATAACTTAATAAGATGACTATTTGACGGCATCAAAATAAATCTGTCTTGGTTCCAATTTTCCTTTAACCAATTTGCAATTCTCTCACCTACGAATATGATACCGTTGTCTATACTTGGACCTAAACGACGGTAGGCCTTCCTCCAATCAGATTGTAACTTGCTTTGTTCTATCTGTATCAAATACATTTCTGCTTCATGCACTAATTCAGGAGTTGGCAAGCATGCTATAGCCTTTAATGACTTAACTTTAAATGCTGCAATAACTCTTGCAGTAACTCTCAGTAATTTTGTGTAACTGCTAAACCGACTCATGTTAATCACACTAGTCTTTTCTTCATCAAAGCTTTTCTGTCTACAAGTCAAAACCATACCAACCTTATCAGGAACTTCATCGTTGCAAGACTGACTTATAGGCCAAGTATCAAATGGGCTCGACATAAAGGCTGGTCCCTTTTGCCACATAGAATTTTCATGCAAGACGTTAGGAGGACATGGTCTAGTGGTAAAATCTGCTGGATTGTTCTTACTATTAACCCACCACCATTCAGTAGGGTCTGTTCTAGACTGAATTTCTGCCACCCTGTTGGCTACAAAGGTATTAAATCCATAAGATTCTTTCTGAATCTGTGCTCTTACAATTGATGAGTCAACAATATGTACAATAGATTTGAATTTCCAATCACTTTGTTTCACAATTATATCTCTTAATCTACATGACAGTACGGCACCACATAACTCTAATCTAGGTATTGTCAATTTTTTGGTGGGAGCAATTCTGTTCTTAGCAAGGATCAATTGCGATACATAAGAATCCCCTTCTAGGCCCCACCTTACATAAGCACATGCACCATATGCAACTGAACTGCCGTCTGAAAATATAACTAGCATTGGATCCCCTTTTGCATCTAGGGGTTTTACACATCTCGCATATGACAAAAATTCCAACTCTCgcatatcaataaaaaatttactCCACTTCTCTCTCATTTCGTCAGACATGGGATCGTCCCAGTCACATCTATTGCCTTCCGATCGACTAATTGTGATTAGCTCTCTCATTAAGACTTTTGCATTCAAAGTGAAGGGGATGATAAGTCCTAAAGGGTCATAAATCGTAGATACTTGACTGAGTACCATTCTCTTTGTTAAGTCTTTAGGTATTATCCGATTGGATGTATTTATGTCTATTCCATTTTCGAAAATTCTTTTCTTGGATCTATTAAAGTCCACCTTAAtcttgaagaagaatatatcttttcTAGGAATCCAGTGTAAACCAAGAACCTTTTCCTCACCAGCATATAACAATTTTAATTCCTTGTCTAAAGTTTCATTGTTAGACATAATCCAATGTTTGATTTTGAAACCACCCTCATTTAGCACCAAATTCATATTACCCATAAGCTCTTTAGCTTTATTTACATCTTCACAACTAAAAATAATATCATCTACTTATGTATTCCTATCTATAATGTTCTTGATCTCCGGAAATTCATTCTCCTTAATTGAAGCAGTTTTCTTAAGAGCTGTTATAGCAATGACACCGCTAGGTCGGTCTCCAAAACCCACAGCTGTAAGTACATGGTGGTTCGGGGGTCTACTAGAATCTGCATCTCGCCATACGAACCTGTGGGTGTGCTGCTCTAATTCTTTCAATCTTACTGcattatatattttggatatatccCCTATGACTGCAACATTGTCCTGACGGAATCTTAATAAAATTCCCACTAGGTCATTCAATAAATCGGGTCCTTTTGCCCAATAATCATTAAGTCTGTGGCCCTTGTAATCTGCTGAAGAATTGAACACTATTCTGACTGGGGTTGAGGTTGAACTTTCTTTTAATACTTCGTGATGGTGAATATAGTGTATAGGCCCATCATATTCCCTCATTTCCTTCCAAGATAATTTTCTTGCAACGCCTCTACTCAACATGTCTTTTATTTGATCATTATACAACTGTGTATATTTATAACCTATCTTAGTTAATCGCTTCTCTGTCGATCTCATTCTTGCAATAGCTACCGCCACATTATTAGGCAATTCATTAGGGTCCCTAATCCAGGGATATTTAACAGTCCAATATTTTTCCTCACAGTTATATTCTAAGCCCTTTGAAATCATATCTAACTCCCTTTCTTCTCTAATTGTATAACTTTTATCACCTAATGTACATGATCCACATTTGCATGCTCCACATTTCGGTATACAGTATGTGCCCAAGCTTTCAATGTTGAAAAATTTATCTAAATCCATCCTTAAAAAttcattattgttaacattaatttcCTCTACTTTAACCACACTAGAAATTTGATTAACTTTGACATTGAAACTATTGTTCGAAGATTCAAACTTAATCGATGGAACATGTTTTGCATCAATTGTAAATTCCCAACAGACTGTTTGACTTGTGGCATAAGTGTACACCAATCGGATCCTACTAACAACTCTATTTCACCAAATGGACGTTCCACATCAGAAAGACGGATATCATCAAACAAAAGAACGATATTTGTCAGGTCTACCTTACATGCCTCAGATGTTATCTCTTCTATGCCGTAAGCCGTGATATACCAGTGTTTACCTTCAAGATCAGTCACTTTGATTACATATTCTTTACTCTTTATAAGTTCTACCTTTCTTCCTACCTTAGTGATAGTTAATTCAATGTCTCTACCCTTCAAACCTAGTTTATAAGCAGTAGCAAATGTTATTAGCGTTATATCACTTCCAGGGTCCCACAACGTATTCAAAGGTGTGCCATTGCTGTATAATTTACTAATCATTAGCAGTGCTTTGTCTCTTACTAAATATTTGGATTTGACGGAAAGAGTAGTACTGTACATCAGACCCTCTGAAAATGCTCCATGAAGTAATGGATGATGATATTTTCCACATCTTTGACCTTCCGTTATTACATTACAAGTATTCTTGAGACGgcaaaaatttgatatatgaccaGCTTTCAGACAATTGAAACATGCTCGCCTTTTCCTTACAGTTTCAAACTTCTCAAAATTACCTAGATTGCCAAATACTGAACAGCTCCCCGTGTTATGAGTGCCTTTTTCGTGTAATAAGCACTTCCCAGTTTGCAAAGTATCATTATCCTTACACAAATTAGTGACTATTTGAGTTAGCTGATCTACACGTTGGAGtaattcattatgtttttctggaaTACCCTTAATGGATGCTATCATATCTTCTTCATTAACTTGACCTGATATATTATGACAAATCCTAGAACTCGAACATGTCCTGATATCTGAACTCATATATTCCAGTACCCTTTTTTCTTTAAGCAGAAACGTCATAAGATGTTTAAACAATTCAGTGGAGCTTCTATGTTCTTCTGCTATTTGTACCCACTCACGTTTTTGTGTAATAGGGAGTAACTTTTCTATGTAGCTTACTGTGTTAGCGGTATTCATTTCCCCTTCAAGGTCCATCTTCTGTAAGTCTAACCAACACCTCTCAACTCTCTCTACCATTTTGACAAACGctctattatcaccatcattaacaGGCTTGATCGATTTTAAGTCTGAAAGTACTGCATCAACTAATTTGCGGTTATCCCCATACCTTAAATCTAACCTACTAAGCATTTCATCATAGTCATTTTCAATACCTCTGACAGTATTTAATGCTTCACCACTTAAACATGACCTCAGTGCATAGGGATCCTTTCCAAAACTATGTACCATTAATCTTTTATAATCATCTCTAAAATTCGGAAAATCTCTAATGTCTCCACTAAACTGAGGGGGTTGCAAAGCCTTCACCTTAACACTTCTAACACTAGAGTCCTGTaccacatgaatattttttttgtatttaaacatTATCTGGACTTTCCTTCTTTCCAAACTATCAATATATTCGTCACACTCAATTAAATGTTCCTCTATGGCACCAACCTTAATGAAGATGGAGACATACCTCTCATGACAAACTTCAACCTTATCAAAAGCTTTACAGACTTCTTCATAAACCTCAGTCAGCGCTGTTGAAGCACTAGCTTGTCCAACAGTGTCTTCGAATATGTTGCATTTTCTCGTGAAGGTCCTCTTGGCCTGTGCTCGGTCATTTTTAGCTTGCTGCATTTCTCCCTCCATAATAACAGAGTTCCAAAATGTGTTGAAATGTTGGATGTGTAGTGAAAGCCACGAAAGATGttgcaatgcttttttttattattgcgtttcaacctgaaacataagtaattcaaaatactaaaaaaaatcctaaataaatattaagtgaaaaaaaaaactaaaaatcacaAACTTTTCTTGGAAAGTACAAACTATAACGagataattaagtaattcaaataaacttgaagcataaacatatatagtaatgaaaaacattaaacaaagataGCAGTAAATTACGTGAACATAAATAGAACAATTATCCATTACTAATAATTACAAAGTTAAATTAACATTATAAACTCACAAACATATTGAACTGAAACAAGAAAGGTAGTAAACTAGATAGTTACTACCAAGCATTACCACGCAATTACTCTAAGAATAACACCACACTgaaaacaattatttaatatattataataaagttaattACTAACACATTTTCTCTCCAAGCCTTTCACTGGACACCAATAATCCGTCCCCATTTCCTCTAAACACAAGGAAGTAATAACCCTTCCGGAGAGTGGGTGTGTCTCGGACGGCAACTGTTTGTAAAAGGACAACTGTCTTGAATACACTCGTCTCATCTGAACTCCGCTGCCCAGACTCGGCAACGCAACACAAGAAATCCACAGAAATGCAGTcccttaaattacaaatattttagtcttgaccatactaaacattttacaatcaaaatacaacattttataacaatttatgacattttagataataaacaatagataaatatataaataactatcgtcCCAGACGATACAATTTTGTgcattgagaacaaagccctcggaaggatatttgaagttaaatgtcaggacatgattagaaataaaactataagagagattactcgagtgccatatgtggatgagatcatagtgaggggtagatggagatggtttggcatgctcttcgcactccccaagagatattggttcaccaaacgtgtagctaggctccacaaggtactagaagagttggaagattcagccctacatggctgaggagtatgaagcgtgaagtagatgatgaatggagaagtattgatttaaaagctcaagaaagagacgactggcgaaatccaaccgaggccctttgcatcaataggcgtaggaggagatgatgatgatgatgaattttgtgCATAGGGGAAAGTAGACCCAAAACGAAGAGTAAAGAGAaaagacaggaaaaataaaaggaaaatacgaaaataatgaagaaaatttgaCATTGGCCCAGACAGTTTACGTTAGTGTTCCAAACTCAtttcatcaggtttttttttttttttttttttcttttttttatgatgagCTATAGGCCTAATCAGGAAGAATGTAATAACAACATCAGAGGTTGCTCAGATCTTTAATGAAGTAATTTTATGCGTAGGTCAGAGTACAAGAAAACAAAAACTAAGAAAATGGGAAAATGAGCAActaatttctttattatatcaaAGTCATAAGATTCTCTTTCACTAATGTTTTattgggatgccagaaaactcaatcaatcaatcaatcaatcatgttatACAGGGTGGGCCCAAAATATAGTTACAGTTAACACCTATACATTTTATATTTGGTAGACATCTAGAcatttacatatatcatatttaCGTACATTAGACATTTAACAGTTTATATTTAATCTCTCAAGTGCTCGAAATGTATTTACGTACATAAGACATTTTACTTTGAACATTTAGTCTCTTAGGTGTTCAGAAtgtgtttacatacatatgtataggtcTAGATACATTAGACATTTTACAATGGACATTTAATCTCTTTCTTTACATACATTATGCGTAGGTCTACATACATTAGACATTTAGCAATGAACATTTAATCTCTCAAGTGCTCAAAATGCatttcatcatgatcatgatcattatCTCCTCTGCCtattgacgcttcatagtcctcagccatatagtcctgggccttccaactcttctagtgccttttgaagcccagttaaaagtttggtgaactaatctctcttggggattacgaagagcatgctcaaatcatctccatctacccctcaccatgatctcatccacatatggttctggagtaatctatcttatagtttaatttctaatcatgtcctgacatttaactccaaatgtccttatagttttatttctaattctatcctgctgtttgactcccaatattcttctgagggtttgttctcaaatctacaaaatctgttggatgttgtgtcattgtcataccacgattcatatcCATAtaggaacaccgatctcactactGTATGGACAAAATGCGTTAACATGCATTAAACATTTTACAATGAACATTTAATatctaaattactcaaaatttctttacatacattaCACGTTTAACAATGACCATTTAATCTCTCAAATGCTGAAAATGTATTTACATGCATTAGACATTTAACAATGAACATTTAATCTCTCAAGTAGTCAAAATTTTCTTACATACATTACATGTTTAAAAACAATGAACATTTAATCTCTCAAATGCTGAAAATGTCCACCTTCAACCTTGCTACAATCTTCATTTATATCCAAAATGTTTAATGTTTTCAAGACATGAGTAGATAGCATAGAATAAGGATTCAGTATTACTTTTATAATTCGTATCTAAAACTGTATTGTGAAGGGGAATAGAAAATGAAGTAACagtaaccctattattattattattattattattattattattattattattattattacttgctaagctacaaccctagttggaaaagcaggatgctttaagcccaggggctccaacagggaaaatagccccgtgaagaaaggaaacaagggaaaataaaacattttaagaacagtaacaacattaaaataaatactttgtatagactataaaaattttaacaaaacaagaggatgagaaataagatagaaaggtgtgcccaagtataccctcaagcaagagaactctaacccaagacagtaaaagaccatggtacagaggctagggcactacccaagattagagaacaatggtttgattttggagtgtcctgctcctaggagagctgcttacttaTATCTTTTGGCCCACATTTTAGTTAACCACACAGTATATCTCAATTAAGATTGATACTAATCTCTAATATATTCCATTGACAAAAATGAGTAGTTGGTTCTTCTTAAGAAATTTATTAATTAGTAAATTAAATTTAAGAAAGTGAATCAAATGAAGTGAAAGTGAGTCTAAACTatcctcctgactagtacagtggtaacgcattcgcctagcattcacatgataTCAGATCGATCCCTgcacgggaccgtgagtttaagctgttcactgaGTGGGCCAGTgatgtagttgggcaccacagtggggagttgggcCTGCCAacctgacgttctgatgagcatcttatctgatgatactggaactgaaaccagacatctttacctttaaTTTTACGAAAAATTTGTTAATGAAAAACAGTTTCTTAATTATTAGAGAACACCGGGATATTCAAAGtcaagttttcttcatttattctggtACCAAACTTCTTACCTACTAAATGAGGTGAATGCAGAATAAAAGGGTTTATTGCACGGTATatctaaagactctctctctctctctctctctctctctctctctctctctctctctctctctctctctctctctctctctctctctctcgtgattttgcAACATACTTCTTCACCTGTGTTTTGTATTAGCTTCTCCAGGGTTTTTTATGGTACAATACTTTTTGCTAGAAAAAGGTCTTATGATGTTACCAGATGTATGCTGAAGTAGATGCGTGTCATTGCCTTCAGTAAAATGAATAGGGAAAATGTTTATGTGGAGCTGATTTTCTGAATAAAATGAAAAggcaaaatatacatatgaaactgATTctgtgaataaaaagaaaatgcaaaatctATATGTAAAgctgattttaaaaataaaaagaaaagggaaaatgtatatatgtgaagctgattttgtaaataaaaagaaagggCAAAATGTATATGTGTAAAGCTGATTTTGTGAATTAAAAGAAAAGACAAATGGACATGTAAAGCTGATTTcgttaataaaaagaaaagggaaatgtaTATGTGGAGTTTATTTTGTGAATAAAAAGAATCGGCAAAATGTATATGTGAAGttgattttgtaaataaaaatgagAGTCAAAATTTACATGGGAAGTTGATTTtgtgaataaaaagaaaaggaaaaatgtacaCATGAAGCTGATTTtgtgaagaaaaagaaaagggaaatgcATATATGGAGTTAATTTTGTGAataaaaagaaaaggcaaaatgtACATGAGTAGTAGATTTCATGAGTAAGAAGGGAAGGGAAATGTATATGTAGAGttgattttgtaaataaaaagaaaaggcaaaatgtATATGTAAAGctgattttgtaaataaaaaaaagggaaaatgtatATGTGTGAAGCTGATTtcgtgaataaaaagaaaaagcaaaatgtaTGTGAGAAGTTGATTTCGtaaacaaaaagaaaagggaaaatatataagtaaagctgattttgtaaataaaaagaaaagtcaaaATTTACATGGGAAGTTGATTTTGTGAataaaaagaaaaggcaaaatgtACAGATGAAGCTGATTTtgtgaagaaaaagaaaagggaaatgtatactgtatatggagtttattttgtgaataaaaagaaaaggcaaaatgtACACGAGAAGTTGATTTCGTGAGTAAAAAGAATAGGGAAATGTATATGTAGAgttgattttatgaataaaaagaaaaggcaaaatgtATATGTGACGTGAAGTTGATCCTGTAATAAAATGAAAAGGTAAATGTATATAtggaatttattttcttaatt harbors:
- the LOC137644614 gene encoding uncharacterized protein, producing MNLVLNEGGFKIKHWIMSNNETLDKELKLLYAGEEKVLGLHWIPRKDIFFFKIKVDFNRSKKRIFENGIDINTSNRIIPKDLTKRMVLSQVSTIYDPLGLIIPFTLNAKVLMRELITISRSEGNRCDWDDPMSDEMREKWSKFFIDMRELEFLSYARCVKPLDAKGDPMLVIFSDGSSVAYGACAYVRWGLEGDSYVSQLILAKNRIAPTKKLTIPRLELCGAVLSCRLRDIIVKQSDWKFKSIVHIVDSSIVRAQIQKESYGFNTFVANRVAEIQSRTDPTEWWWVNSKNNPADFTTRPCPPNVLHENSMWQKGPAFMSSPFDTWPISQSCNDEVPDKVGMVLTCRQKSFDEEKTSVINMSRFSSYTKLLRVTARVIAAFKVKSLKAIACLPTPELVHEAEMYLIQIEQSKLQSDWRKAYRRLGPSIDNGIIFVGERIANWLKENWNQDRFILMPSNSHLIKLYIQHLHNSDHSGVETTLAKLQCKYWVISARRLIKFIKNKCIACKRISAETVAQKMGQVAQERLRPTPPFYHTSLDLFGPITIRDTVKRRTYGKAYGVIFNCLVSRAVYVDLAESYDTKGFLTVFQRFITIRGYPKTIHSDLGSQLVAACKELRLDKSKLQKYGASGGTTWIFNKSADAPWQNGCSEALIKSVKRAVLIAIGDSKLTFGKMQTVLFEVADLLNSRPIGIKPGSDCELGSYLCPNDLILGRASSKIQADMKFVDKKYKDRLEFMQRIVDCFWKKWQRDYFPTLMVRQKWHVDKRNVKPGDIVLVQDSNTIRGQWKLAQVISVQSSRDHKVRDVSVRYKIQRPGRLYEGQDDVCVNRSVHRSQRTIFMYRIIVSITEESTPHQLLRMRSPLVYFTAAY
- the LOC137644615 gene encoding uncharacterized protein, with protein sequence MDLDKFFNIESLGTYCIPKCGACKCGSCTLGDKSYTIREERELDMISKGLEYNCEEKYWTVKYPWIRDPNELPNNVAVAIARMRSTEKRLTKIGYKYTQLYNDQIKDMLSRGVARKLSWKEMREYDGPIHYIHHHEVLKESSTSTPVRIVFNSSADYKGHRLNDYWAKGPDLLNDLVGILLRFRQDNVAVIGDISKIYNAVRLKELEQHTHRFVWRDADSSRPPNHHVLTAVGFGDRPSGVIAITALKKTASIKENEFPEIKNIIDRNT
- the LOC137644616 gene encoding uncharacterized protein produces the protein MEGEMQQAKNDRAQAKRTFTRKCNIFEDTVGQASASTALTEVYEEVCKAFDKVEVCHERYVSIFIKVGAIEEHLIECDEYIDSLERRKVQIMFKYKKNIHVVQDSSVRSVKVKALQPPQFSGDIRDFPNFRDDYKRLMVHSFGKDPYALRSCLSGEALNTVRGIENDYDEMLSRLDLRYGDNRKLVDAVLSDLKSIKPVNDGDNRAFVKMVERVERCWLDLQKMDLEGEMNTANTVSYIEKLLPITQKREWVQIAEEHRSSTELFKHLMTFLLKEKRVLEYMSSDIRTCSSSRICHNISGQVNEEDMIASIKGIPEKHNELLQRVDQLTQIVTNLCKDNDTLQTGKCLLHEKGTHNTGSCSVFGNLGNFEKFETVRKRRACFNCLKAGHISNFCRLKNTCNVITEGQRCGKYHHPLLHGAFSEGLMYSTTLSVKSKYLVRDKALLMISKLYSNGTPLNTLWDPGSDITLITFATAYKLGLKGRDIELTITKVGRKVELIKSKEYVIKVTDLEGKHWYITAYGIEEITSEACKVDLTNIVLLFDDIRLSDVERPFGEIELLVGSDWCTLMPQVKQSVGNLQLMQNMFHRLSLNLRTIVSMSKLIKFLVWLK